Proteins from a genomic interval of Pristis pectinata isolate sPriPec2 chromosome 21, sPriPec2.1.pri, whole genome shotgun sequence:
- the LOC127581492 gene encoding transmembrane and immunoglobulin domain-containing protein 1-like: MNISDALTLKCTVINSTQDEELVWLRGDRVINLKPKNRINVSTVCIDPITADDNDATFSCHLSRDSTIKRSVLLDIRFIPILSRNGDEQVEVYNGSDATLTCKVKSNPPAVMSWYKDNDTLKLVAGKHYVYWDSGAFTLSIKKVQKVENGTYICIANSTLGSRNLAFHLNVKDKPYEVPIEPVIAGVVVILLTGLFGIISRWNKIIEAPSENVDEQNIHAVANKIHLRSFVLPVLRKEQESQHMQ; this comes from the exons ATGAATATCTCAGATGCTCTTACATTAAAATGCACAGTAATTAACAGCACCCAGGATGAAGAGTTGGTCTGGCTTCGGGGAGACAGAGTAATTAACTTGAAGCCTAAGAATCGGATCAATGTTAGCACTGTGTGCATCGATCCAATCACAGCTGATGACAATGATGCTACATTCAGCTGCCATTTAAGCAGAGATTCTACAATCAAAAGAAGCGTGCTTCTGGATATCAGAT TTATCCCTATCTTGAGTAGGAATGGTGATGAGCAAGTGGAAGTGTATAATGGTAGTGATGCAACACTAACTTGTAAAGTGAAGTCCAATCCACCAGCTGTGATGTCCTGGTATAAAGATAATGATACCCTCAAGTTGGTGGCAGGCAAACACTATGTGTACTGGGACAGCGGTGCCTTTACACTGTCTATTAAGAAGGTACAGAAAGTGGAAAATGGGACATACATCTGCATAGCTAATTCCACACTTGGAAGTAGAAATTTGGCCTTCCATCTAAATGTGAAAG ATAAACCATATGAAGTGCCAATTGAGCCAGTCATCGCTGGGGTAGTGGTTATCCTGTTGACCGGTCTTTTTGGAATAATTTCACGGTGGAATAAAATTATCGAG GCTCCATCTGAGAACGTTGATGAGCAAAATATACATGCGGTCGCAAATAAAATTCACTTAAGATCTTTTGTTTTACCAGTGCTGCGGAAAGAACAAGAATCCCAGCACATGCAATGA